The Geotoga petraea region TCATTCGGATTTAAAAATTTTTGAGCTTCTTTAACGTCTGTTATTCCTCTTGTTACCAATAATTTAGATATAAATTCTGAACAACCTAAATTATCAGATAGGTTTTTAGCTATTTTTAAATTTTTTTGATAATCCGAATCTTTTGGGTCCCAAAAGACCCTCCAGATATTTTTCATATAGCCCTCTCTCCTTTTTTTCTTTTTGTATATATTATACTAAAATAATGTTTAAATAACAATAAGAAAAGGCGGCTATAATTTTAATTAAAGTGATCATTTTTTTGCATAAACTGTTAAAAAAGAATTTTGGTTAATTTTCTTGATTTCTTTTATTGTAAAAAATTTTTTATCTTTTATGTTTTCGTTATCAAAGATATTTTTCTTACCATTAAAAACAACAGGTTCAATAGTTAGAGAAATTTCATCTATTAGACCGTCGTTTAATAGAAAAGTATTTATAGTTGGCCCTCCAAGCAATAGAGTTCTTTTGTATTTGTTTTTTTTAATGAAATTAGTTATATTTTCTTTTGAATAAAACGAATAAATTAAATAACCTTCGATTTTTTCAAAATGTTTATTCAAAATAAGGCACGGTTTGGATTCATACAATTTTTTATTCAAAATAAATGTTTCCCGACTAATTATTAAGCTGTCTGATTTTTCAATTTCAGATTTGAGATAATCAAAATCTTCTTTTGAATTCCATTTTTTTCGATCTTTTTGGTTTACAATTCCGTTAAGAGATTGAACCATGATCATTTTTATAAACATAAAATTCCCCCTTTTGGTTTTAATGAACCATACTTCATGATATAATTTACTTGAAAATATTATACAGGAGGAATGTTAATGAAAAAAATTGCAGTTATAACTACTGGTGGAACAATTGCCATGACTTCAGATCCTATTTTAGGAGTTATTCCATCAGATAAAGTCAATAGAAAACTAAATGAAATTCCAGAGATAGATGATATTGCCGAAACAAATTTAATAGAATTTTCAAATATACCAAGTCCACATATGACTCCGAAGAAAATGTTTGAGTTATCAAAACTTGTTAAAAAAATTATAGATTCAGATGAATATGATGGAGTTGTAATAACACATGGTACGGATACTCTTGAAGAAACATCTTATTTTTTAGATTTGTTAATAGATAACAAAAAACCAGTTGTTATGACGGCTGCCATGAGAGATTGGAATGAACCTAATACAGATGGGCCAAGGAATCTAATAGCTTCAATTAGGGTTGCAACAAAACCTGCTTCAATTGAAGAGGGCGTTTTGGTGTGCCTTAATGATGAAATACATGCTGCAAGAGAGGTTACAAAAACTTATACATCAAATGTAGCAACTTTTGATTCCCCTGGTTATGGACCGTTAGGTATTGTTGATAATGACACTGTTAT contains the following coding sequences:
- a CDS encoding dihydrofolate reductase family protein gives rise to the protein MFIKMIMVQSLNGIVNQKDRKKWNSKEDFDYLKSEIEKSDSLIISRETFILNKKLYESKPCLILNKHFEKIEGYLIYSFYSKENITNFIKKNKYKRTLLLGGPTINTFLLNDGLIDEISLTIEPVVFNGKKNIFDNENIKDKKFFTIKEIKKINQNSFLTVYAKK
- a CDS encoding asparaginase; protein product: MKKIAVITTGGTIAMTSDPILGVIPSDKVNRKLNEIPEIDDIAETNLIEFSNIPSPHMTPKKMFELSKLVKKIIDSDEYDGVVITHGTDTLEETSYFLDLLIDNKKPVVMTAAMRDWNEPNTDGPRNLIASIRVATKPASIEEGVLVCLNDEIHAAREVTKTYTSNVATFDSPGYGPLGIVDNDTVIFYRRSLLRMQINTEKIEDRVALIKTYTGDEGEIIKELPKLGYKGIVIEAFGRGNVPEGVADALQEVIEKGIPVVLVSRCYKGRVLGVYGYKGGGADLKSRGVILGQEISGPKARVKMMVVLGKTNNRNIIRSYFESK